In a genomic window of Nitrospirota bacterium:
- a CDS encoding response regulator has translation MHTPKNVKPVQILLVEDNPGDVGLTLEALKEATLPNKLTVVKTGIEALSLLRRQGQHAGAPRPDLILLDLNLPKKDGRKVLAEIKTDENLKRIPVVILTTSEDERDVVESYNLHANCYIVKPLDLDRFITVIKTIEDFWLRIVVLPKN, from the coding sequence ATGCACACGCCCAAGAATGTCAAACCAGTGCAGATACTCTTAGTGGAAGACAATCCCGGCGATGTCGGTCTGACGCTTGAGGCGCTCAAAGAGGCGACGCTGCCCAACAAGCTCACCGTCGTCAAAACCGGTATAGAAGCTTTGTCGTTGCTGCGCCGGCAGGGGCAGCACGCAGGCGCTCCGCGACCGGATCTCATCCTGCTCGACCTCAACCTTCCCAAGAAAGACGGACGAAAGGTGCTGGCTGAGATCAAGACCGATGAGAACCTGAAACGCATCCCCGTGGTCATTCTCACGACGTCGGAGGATGAACGAGACGTCGTGGAGAGCTACAACCTTCACGCGAATTGCTACATTGTCAAGCCGCTGGATTTGGACCGGTTCATCACGGTGATAAAAACGATTGAGGACTTCTGGCTCAGGATCGTGGTGCTGCCGAAGAATTGA
- a CDS encoding agmatinase family protein, protein MHDKYGPEAKFAVEAEALLPTTKHEEEIARGLELGLPAAESIKDRRIPTFSRGELPHFAGINTFGKAPYVEDVRKCGQYDVAILGAPFDGGTTYRAGTRFGPQGIRKISALYGSYSFELGVDLRESISMCDLGDVFTIPANIEKTFDQVSKGVSHVYASGAFPVVLGGDHSLGFATVRGVAKNLNGGKLGIIHFDRHVDTQDTDLDERMHTTPWFHATNIPNVPAKNLVQIGIGGWQAPRPGVKAGRERQTTIMTVTDCVEMGIENAAKQALEVAWDGVDAVWLSFDVDCLDAAFVPGTGWPEPGGFLPREVLKFLQIIADYKPLAGIEIVECAPPYDAAEITALMSTRVICDVLACQVRSGHLPNRKKP, encoded by the coding sequence CTGCATGACAAATACGGTCCTGAGGCAAAATTCGCCGTCGAAGCGGAGGCACTGCTCCCAACGACGAAGCATGAAGAAGAAATCGCGCGGGGCCTTGAACTGGGCCTACCGGCCGCTGAATCTATTAAGGATCGCCGGATTCCCACGTTCAGTCGGGGAGAGCTACCCCACTTTGCCGGGATCAATACATTCGGCAAAGCGCCCTATGTCGAAGACGTCCGCAAGTGCGGCCAGTACGATGTCGCGATTCTGGGGGCCCCGTTCGACGGCGGCACGACATACAGGGCCGGCACGAGGTTCGGCCCCCAGGGCATTCGCAAGATCTCGGCTCTGTATGGATCCTATAGCTTCGAACTCGGCGTGGATCTGCGGGAATCGATTTCCATGTGCGATCTCGGCGACGTGTTTACCATACCTGCCAACATCGAAAAGACCTTTGATCAGGTCAGTAAGGGTGTCTCACATGTCTACGCCAGCGGAGCCTTTCCCGTCGTGCTCGGCGGCGACCATTCTCTCGGGTTTGCGACGGTGCGGGGGGTCGCCAAGAATCTCAATGGAGGCAAACTCGGCATCATTCACTTCGACCGGCATGTAGATACGCAGGACACCGATCTCGACGAGCGTATGCACACCACACCCTGGTTCCATGCGACGAACATTCCCAACGTGCCGGCAAAAAATCTTGTCCAGATTGGGATCGGCGGCTGGCAGGCGCCGAGGCCCGGCGTGAAGGCCGGGCGTGAACGCCAAACCACCATCATGACCGTCACCGACTGTGTGGAGATGGGGATTGAGAATGCCGCCAAACAGGCGCTCGAAGTGGCCTGGGATGGCGTCGACGCAGTCTGGTTGAGCTTCGATGTCGACTGTTTGGATGCGGCCTTCGTGCCTGGAACCGGCTGGCCTGAGCCCGGCGGGTTCTTGCCGCGCGAAGTGCTGAAGTTCCTCCAGATTATTGCGGACTACAAGCCGTTAGCCGGAATCGAGATCGTGGAATGCGCTCCTCCCTACGACGCGGCAGAGATCACTGCCTTAATGTCGACCCGTGTGATCTGCGACGTTCTGGCCTGCCAGGTGCGTTCCGGCCATCTACCGAACCGCAAAAAGCCCTAA
- a CDS encoding DUF3365 domain-containing protein, producing the protein MSKKGRLMNARAFFFIFLSLMSFLTWSSSGWAQTLREETEQTAQHLAVLLNVGRLIVERNQALINDPRKGDKGFTPEAFEHEVANEFIRQTHIDLKDLPTHLPSLAKELLPLLLESSKQVVADAQLVINQRGIGYKNFIPATFGSQAARKFSNRSHVKIKQTTLNPRNLKNTPDEYEERVLKRLATQPASGTFIAEWIDNDTTLRALAPIYYSQDCLACHGNPKGILDISGYPREGAQEGDLAGAISIQIPVKNR; encoded by the coding sequence GTGAGCAAGAAAGGCAGACTGATGAACGCGCGCGCGTTTTTTTTCATATTCTTGAGCCTGATGAGCTTTCTTACGTGGTCAAGTAGTGGGTGGGCGCAGACACTTCGTGAAGAAACCGAACAAACCGCCCAACATCTAGCGGTATTGCTCAATGTGGGACGTCTTATCGTCGAACGCAATCAAGCACTGATTAATGATCCCCGGAAAGGCGATAAAGGATTTACGCCGGAGGCGTTTGAACATGAGGTTGCCAATGAGTTTATCCGTCAGACACACATTGACCTGAAGGATCTCCCCACGCATCTTCCCTCTCTTGCGAAGGAACTGTTGCCGCTATTGCTTGAGTCGAGTAAGCAGGTGGTGGCTGATGCACAACTTGTGATCAATCAACGAGGCATCGGATATAAGAATTTTATTCCGGCTACATTTGGCAGCCAAGCCGCTAGAAAGTTCTCCAATCGCTCTCACGTGAAAATCAAGCAAACCACGCTCAATCCCAGGAATTTGAAAAACACGCCCGATGAATACGAAGAACGCGTGTTGAAACGGCTGGCTACGCAACCGGCCTCAGGCACTTTCATCGCCGAATGGATCGACAATGACACGACCCTGAGAGCGTTGGCCCCAATATATTATTCACAAGATTGTCTGGCCTGTCATGGCAATCCCAAAGGCATCCTGGATATTTCTGGCTATCCACGTGAGGGCGCCCAAGAAGGCGATCTCGCCGGAGCAATCAGTATTCAGATCCCAGTGAAAAATCGGTAG
- a CDS encoding transporter substrate-binding domain-containing protein — MIVGRSRSIIGRVWSLKQLGSQAIVLFLIALGYLLQGCGLVFDAVELVQPLARDELSAICSRGQVRVGISVEPFRPFVFPAVFTDEGVRVTGLDVELIREVADALTAYCGGQKPVVPTLHLTRFRDLFIEMNEGHLDLFVSTIGGNVPGARPAGLWYSIPYFHNGGIGAMTQKPEVAERVRAQFQKRAENPDTLGAIQAGLSGLTVTAQKGRTSQLYAEANLKNTRLLICDSLPAAVETKDPSIDVIISKHSILDYVTKHVWPDWRLLTRNDGTPLILTQEHFSVVTIEEHRRLQWFLNNLLYRLEESGRLERMRRRWLEEDYAPTRRAATEGLPFEVSKVPEHYDQGQCRFGAGR; from the coding sequence ATGATTGTCGGCAGATCCAGGTCGATCATAGGGAGGGTCTGGAGCCTCAAGCAATTGGGCTCACAAGCCATCGTCCTGTTCTTGATCGCTCTCGGATACCTTCTGCAAGGATGCGGACTCGTCTTCGATGCGGTGGAACTGGTACAACCTCTTGCGCGCGATGAACTATCTGCTATTTGCTCGCGAGGGCAGGTGCGTGTGGGAATCTCCGTGGAACCGTTTCGGCCCTTTGTATTTCCCGCTGTTTTCACCGATGAAGGGGTTCGTGTCACAGGCCTCGATGTGGAGCTGATCCGTGAGGTGGCCGACGCTCTGACCGCATATTGTGGCGGACAGAAACCCGTCGTTCCTACATTGCACCTCACCCGGTTCCGTGATCTCTTCATCGAGATGAATGAAGGGCACCTCGATCTTTTCGTCTCAACGATCGGCGGGAATGTGCCGGGTGCAAGACCTGCAGGCCTATGGTATTCAATTCCGTATTTTCATAACGGCGGCATCGGAGCCATGACCCAAAAACCGGAAGTGGCTGAGAGAGTCCGGGCGCAGTTTCAAAAACGAGCTGAGAATCCTGACACACTTGGGGCGATCCAAGCAGGGCTATCCGGCTTGACCGTGACCGCCCAGAAAGGAAGAACCTCTCAACTCTATGCAGAAGCCAATCTTAAGAATACCCGGTTGCTCATATGCGATTCTCTTCCAGCCGCCGTCGAGACGAAGGACCCAAGCATCGATGTGATTATATCCAAACATTCCATCCTCGATTATGTGACGAAGCACGTCTGGCCTGACTGGCGCCTTCTCACGCGGAATGATGGAACGCCTTTGATCCTGACGCAGGAACACTTCTCCGTTGTCACGATTGAAGAACACAGACGGCTGCAATGGTTCCTCAATAACCTGCTGTATCGATTAGAGGAGTCAGGGCGGTTGGAGCGGATGCGCAGGCGTTGGTTGGAAGAAGACTATGCGCCGACTCGACGGGCAGCCACAGAAGGCCTGCCGTTTGAAGTTTCAAAAGTGCCGGAACATTACGATCAGGGACAGTGCCGTTTCGGAGCCGGAAGGTGA
- a CDS encoding amino acid permease produces MSTTVSQDTPPSATATPPATTLNRSLTLWNSLTIGFATVSPVAGLYAIIGVQTVVTGGGWFGALALCLVMQMLVATVYAELSSQIPIAGGAYKWARQLGGATTGKYAGVIYVSSTIAMLTTTAYTGGVWLALFFGFESEGGLTLVIWGVVFLLLCTLLNLSHVNVFKLVISLGVYAEIIGSFGVALLLFLFFRQHSFSELFQHLGTGTAPSQTAAFLAALAISGWAFIGFDACSTIAEETHNPKRMVPRAIFLSLCMVGGVVLFNSAALTLSFNRDTLVHTSATSDPVTPVIASNFGAWAESPFLAIVMIAFLACGASMVQYTSRIVYSMAREGNMPMVFSRVTGSKIPRNAVICVVLLAGLGLLFGLNDGAVATVIAFGTGGLYAMFAMTTGVGLYTRLTGRWNPALGELKLGAWGLVINAMAFIWSLFEFVNIAWPRTYAVSPNAPWWQLWAVPLVLGNILGATTLNILINKMRRN; encoded by the coding sequence ATGTCAACCACAGTGAGTCAGGATACGCCCCCTTCTGCAACTGCCACGCCTCCGGCGACGACGCTCAATCGCAGTCTGACTCTCTGGAATAGCCTGACGATCGGCTTCGCAACCGTTTCACCGGTGGCGGGACTCTATGCCATCATTGGCGTGCAGACAGTGGTGACGGGAGGCGGTTGGTTCGGTGCCCTGGCGCTCTGTCTGGTGATGCAGATGTTGGTAGCAACCGTCTATGCTGAGCTGTCCTCGCAGATTCCGATTGCGGGGGGCGCATACAAGTGGGCACGGCAGCTCGGAGGCGCCACCACCGGGAAGTATGCCGGAGTCATCTACGTCAGTTCCACGATTGCCATGCTCACCACGACCGCCTATACCGGCGGGGTGTGGCTTGCGCTGTTTTTCGGGTTTGAGAGTGAAGGAGGGCTCACCTTAGTCATATGGGGCGTCGTGTTTTTGTTGCTCTGCACGCTCCTCAACCTGTCTCACGTGAATGTGTTTAAGCTCGTTATTTCCTTGGGTGTGTATGCGGAAATCATCGGTTCGTTCGGCGTGGCACTGCTGCTGTTTCTTTTTTTTAGACAGCATTCTTTTTCCGAGCTATTCCAGCACCTAGGAACGGGCACCGCACCCAGCCAGACAGCTGCATTTCTGGCGGCGCTCGCCATTTCTGGTTGGGCCTTCATCGGCTTCGATGCGTGCTCCACGATCGCCGAAGAAACTCATAACCCCAAACGGATGGTTCCACGCGCAATCTTCTTGTCTCTCTGTATGGTGGGAGGGGTGGTGCTCTTCAACTCCGCCGCCCTGACCTTGAGCTTCAATCGAGACACATTGGTCCATACGAGCGCCACGTCAGATCCCGTCACACCTGTCATCGCCAGTAACTTTGGAGCCTGGGCTGAATCACCTTTTCTGGCGATCGTGATGATCGCGTTCCTGGCCTGCGGGGCATCCATGGTGCAATACACGTCGCGCATTGTGTACTCCATGGCCCGCGAGGGCAACATGCCTATGGTGTTCAGCCGGGTGACGGGCTCCAAGATTCCGCGTAATGCGGTGATCTGCGTGGTACTGCTGGCTGGGCTCGGATTGCTGTTCGGGCTGAACGATGGAGCAGTGGCCACGGTGATCGCGTTCGGTACAGGCGGGCTGTATGCCATGTTCGCTATGACCACCGGGGTCGGGCTTTATACTCGCCTGACGGGACGCTGGAACCCTGCGCTGGGGGAGCTGAAGTTGGGTGCCTGGGGATTGGTGATCAATGCAATGGCCTTTATCTGGTCGCTGTTTGAATTCGTCAATATCGCCTGGCCGCGGACCTATGCCGTTTCACCCAATGCCCCCTGGTGGCAGTTGTGGGCCGTGCCGCTGGTCTTGGGCAATATTCTAGGTGCCACGACGCTGAACATTCTGATCAATAAGATGCGCCGGAACTAA
- the glnA gene encoding type I glutamate--ammonia ligase yields MNPREVSEFAKKHKAQVVDLKFVDLLGTWQHFSIPIEELTEGLFKDGSGLDGSSIRGWKAINDSDLLMVPDPTTASLDPFCAVPTLSLVGNVLDPITREPYDRDPRFVAQKAEKYLQSTKIGDTSYWGPEAEFFIFDQVRYDQTGHSGFYHIDSEEGAWNIGQEGHNLGGKIRHKEGYFPVPPTDTQQDIRSEMVLEMQKAGIYIEKHHHETATAGQAEIDMRFDSLVKTADKLMMYKYIVKNVARRHGKTVTFMPKPIFGDNGTGMHTHQSIWKDGKPLFAGKEYAGISQLCLYYIGGILKHAPALAAFTNPTTNSYKRLTPGFEAPVLLAYSSRNRSAGVRIPMYSPSPKAKRIEVRFPDPTANPYLAFPAMLMAGLDGIENKINPGEPAEKDLYDLEPEEAAKIRTMPGSLDEALRSLEQDHQFLLKGGVFSKDLIEAWINYKRTREVDPMRLRPHPYEYVLYYDA; encoded by the coding sequence ATGAATCCCCGCGAGGTATCGGAGTTTGCGAAGAAGCATAAAGCTCAGGTCGTGGATTTGAAGTTTGTAGACTTGCTCGGCACCTGGCAGCACTTCTCAATCCCGATAGAAGAACTGACTGAAGGGTTGTTCAAGGACGGATCCGGACTGGACGGTTCATCGATCCGAGGCTGGAAGGCGATCAACGACAGCGACCTGCTGATGGTGCCGGATCCGACCACGGCCAGTCTCGATCCCTTTTGTGCGGTTCCGACATTGAGCCTTGTCGGTAACGTGCTCGATCCGATTACGCGCGAGCCCTACGACCGCGATCCACGGTTTGTGGCGCAGAAGGCGGAGAAATATCTCCAGAGCACGAAGATCGGCGATACGTCCTATTGGGGGCCCGAAGCGGAATTCTTCATTTTTGATCAGGTCAGATATGATCAGACCGGCCACAGCGGTTTCTACCATATCGATTCCGAAGAAGGCGCCTGGAACATCGGGCAGGAAGGTCATAATCTGGGCGGAAAGATCCGTCACAAGGAAGGGTACTTTCCAGTCCCGCCGACCGATACGCAACAGGATATACGCAGCGAGATGGTCCTGGAGATGCAAAAGGCCGGGATTTACATTGAAAAGCACCACCACGAGACTGCGACGGCGGGCCAGGCGGAAATCGATATGCGCTTCGACTCGCTGGTCAAGACGGCTGACAAGTTGATGATGTACAAGTACATCGTCAAGAATGTGGCCCGCCGCCATGGCAAGACCGTCACCTTCATGCCCAAGCCGATCTTCGGAGATAACGGTACCGGCATGCATACGCACCAGAGCATCTGGAAAGACGGGAAGCCTCTGTTTGCGGGGAAGGAGTATGCCGGTATCTCGCAACTCTGTCTCTATTATATCGGCGGCATTCTGAAGCACGCGCCGGCCCTGGCGGCCTTCACCAATCCGACCACCAACTCCTACAAGCGATTGACGCCTGGATTTGAAGCGCCGGTCCTGCTGGCCTATTCCAGCCGGAATCGATCGGCTGGAGTCCGGATTCCCATGTACTCTCCCAGCCCGAAGGCCAAGCGGATCGAGGTGCGCTTTCCCGACCCGACCGCCAATCCCTACCTGGCCTTTCCAGCCATGCTGATGGCAGGGTTGGACGGAATCGAAAACAAGATCAACCCCGGTGAACCAGCGGAGAAGGATCTGTACGATCTCGAGCCGGAGGAAGCGGCGAAGATCCGCACGATGCCTGGCAGCCTGGATGAAGCGTTGCGAAGTCTGGAGCAGGACCATCAGTTTCTGCTCAAGGGCGGGGTCTTCAGCAAGGATCTGATCGAGGCCTGGATCAACTACAAACGCACCAGGGAAGTCGACCCCATGCGGTTGCGCCCCCATCCGTACGAGTACGTGTTGTATTATGATGCGTAG
- the glnD gene encoding [protein-PII] uridylyltransferase, protein MESDNRTQPGLLHGAEATPASALAGKRQALRQRLLDGGSGAEVMAALTEFVDGLIIGKYKNAMRQAGEGAQAAGTQHCCLVALGGYGFRELAPYSDIDVMFLFREEAGETAQTLFREVLHYLWDLGFQVGHSMRTIDDCIDMAGKDLTIRTAMMSARFMAGSPHLFQEFNRRYAKEVVGRGRGQFIEQKVEERRREYEKFGQTVYLLEPNVKKSKGGIRDFHLLRWAGMARFQAATLQDLADRGFLSRQDLLSLTEARDFIWRVRAFLHLEAGRAEEILSFDEQVRLASLYGFQDQPHLLGVEQFMQQYYRHTMGLHETLIRFIDRCRAVSAKRRPSGALPAANMVEGYFVVTGRQLTVPSELRARVLDSPALLLQLFDLARSRRLKIDTGLLDEIHSHMDSVSSEAFRTPEVSRVFLKILAGPEAVAATLEAMHRVHLLEKVIPVFATLRGLMQFNQDHKYTVDEHTLRAVARAEALALQSGIIGSVYQEIRRKDLLHLAILLHDLGKGRKEDHCEVGKVIAEETAARLGCDPQETRTLVFLVHRHLLMSHTAFRRDPYDEKVLVPFAKAVGTPEVLRKLLALTVADIAAVGPGVMTKWKESLLTELYLRTLPVVSGEQAHTDDSDHLKQLAGEVASEFTDTAEAGIDWIELQLSQFPMRYLYGTPLKRIVAHLKAIRKLQAGDVIVEDRFNEELGVCEYTVITHDNITPGIVFKIAGVMAAHGLQIVDAQITTREDGVVVNTFQASDPDFEGAPPEERGASIAEAIIHVLKGEEEVERVMSRHTRLSSVSPLSAGRHATEVKVDNETCDRSTIVDVFADDTQGLLYAITRSIFQLGLSVQAARISTRIDDDIKQSLRTIGKHQVADVFYVTDQQGAKIEDHSRLEAIRETIKEDVDLFMDRQAGTAESVGAVSAS, encoded by the coding sequence ATGGAATCAGATAACAGGACTCAGCCAGGACTCTTGCATGGGGCGGAGGCCACGCCGGCCTCCGCCCTGGCCGGGAAGCGGCAGGCCCTCCGGCAGCGGTTATTGGATGGGGGCTCCGGGGCAGAAGTTATGGCGGCCCTGACGGAGTTCGTGGACGGGCTGATCATCGGCAAGTACAAGAATGCCATGCGACAGGCCGGGGAAGGGGCGCAGGCCGCGGGAACCCAGCACTGTTGTCTGGTGGCGCTTGGAGGTTATGGTTTCCGGGAGTTGGCTCCCTATTCGGACATCGATGTGATGTTCCTCTTTCGCGAGGAGGCGGGGGAGACGGCGCAGACTCTGTTCCGCGAGGTGCTGCATTATTTGTGGGATCTCGGCTTTCAGGTCGGCCACAGTATGAGGACGATCGACGATTGCATCGATATGGCCGGGAAGGACCTGACGATTCGCACTGCCATGATGTCGGCCAGATTTATGGCGGGAAGCCCGCACCTGTTCCAGGAGTTCAATCGCCGCTATGCGAAGGAAGTGGTCGGCCGTGGGAGAGGGCAATTTATCGAGCAAAAGGTAGAAGAGCGTCGCCGTGAATATGAGAAGTTCGGGCAGACGGTCTATCTCCTGGAGCCCAACGTCAAGAAAAGCAAAGGCGGGATACGGGATTTCCATCTGCTCCGGTGGGCCGGGATGGCGCGGTTTCAAGCCGCGACGCTACAGGATTTGGCGGATCGTGGCTTCCTCTCCCGACAGGACCTTCTTTCGCTGACCGAAGCCCGTGATTTTATATGGCGCGTCCGGGCCTTTCTGCATCTTGAAGCAGGGCGGGCGGAGGAAATTCTGTCGTTCGACGAGCAAGTCCGGTTGGCTTCCCTCTACGGATTCCAGGATCAGCCCCACCTTCTCGGAGTGGAGCAGTTCATGCAGCAGTATTACCGGCATACGATGGGGCTGCATGAAACCTTGATCCGGTTTATCGACCGTTGCCGGGCCGTGTCTGCGAAGCGCAGACCGTCCGGCGCCCTGCCGGCCGCGAATATGGTAGAAGGCTATTTTGTGGTGACCGGCCGCCAGCTGACGGTTCCCTCTGAGCTGCGGGCTCGGGTCCTGGATAGTCCTGCCTTGCTCCTCCAGTTGTTTGACCTGGCGCGGTCGCGGCGTCTCAAGATCGATACCGGCCTGCTGGATGAGATTCATAGTCATATGGATAGTGTGTCGAGTGAGGCCTTCCGGACGCCGGAGGTCAGCCGGGTCTTTCTGAAAATTCTCGCCGGACCGGAAGCCGTGGCCGCTACGCTTGAGGCGATGCACAGGGTCCACCTGTTGGAGAAGGTGATCCCGGTTTTTGCCACGCTCCGTGGCCTGATGCAGTTTAACCAGGATCACAAGTACACGGTGGATGAACATACCCTGCGGGCAGTGGCCAGGGCGGAAGCGCTCGCCCTGCAGTCCGGTATCATCGGGTCCGTCTACCAGGAGATCAGGAGGAAGGATCTGTTGCACCTGGCAATCCTGTTGCATGATCTGGGGAAGGGGCGGAAGGAAGATCATTGCGAAGTGGGCAAGGTGATTGCCGAGGAGACGGCGGCGCGGCTGGGGTGTGATCCCCAGGAAACCAGGACGCTGGTCTTTCTTGTGCACCGGCACTTACTAATGTCCCACACGGCTTTCCGGCGCGATCCGTACGATGAGAAGGTGCTCGTGCCTTTCGCCAAGGCGGTGGGGACGCCGGAGGTCCTTCGAAAGTTGTTGGCTCTCACCGTTGCCGACATTGCGGCAGTAGGGCCTGGCGTCATGACCAAGTGGAAGGAGTCCTTGCTCACCGAACTCTATCTGCGTACGCTGCCGGTGGTCTCGGGCGAGCAGGCCCACACGGACGATTCAGACCATCTGAAGCAACTGGCCGGCGAGGTAGCCAGCGAATTCACAGACACAGCGGAAGCGGGGATCGACTGGATCGAGCTGCAATTGAGCCAGTTTCCAATGCGGTATCTGTATGGGACGCCTCTGAAGCGGATCGTGGCCCATCTGAAGGCGATCAGAAAGCTGCAGGCAGGGGATGTGATAGTTGAGGATCGCTTCAATGAGGAACTGGGTGTCTGCGAATACACGGTCATTACTCACGATAACATCACTCCCGGCATCGTGTTCAAAATTGCCGGCGTGATGGCGGCTCATGGGCTTCAGATCGTAGACGCCCAGATCACCACCCGGGAAGACGGAGTTGTGGTGAATACCTTCCAGGCATCCGATCCTGATTTTGAGGGCGCTCCTCCGGAGGAGCGCGGGGCTTCCATCGCAGAGGCGATTATCCATGTGCTGAAGGGAGAGGAGGAGGTCGAGCGGGTGATGAGCCGACATACCCGATTGTCCTCCGTGAGCCCTCTGTCTGCCGGTCGCCATGCGACCGAGGTGAAGGTCGATAATGAAACCTGCGATCGGTCCACGATCGTCGATGTGTTTGCCGACGATACGCAAGGATTGTTGTATGCCATCACCCGCAGCATTTTTCAGCTCGGCCTGTCGGTTCAAGCGGCCCGGATCTCGACGAGAATCGATGACGATATCAAACAGTCCTTGCGCACGATCGGTAAACATCAGGTGGCGGATGTGTTCTACGTGACGGACCAGCAGGGAGCCAAGATCGAGGACCACAGCCGGCTGGAGGCGATCCGCGAGACTATCAAGGAGGATGTCGATCTGTTTATGGACCGGCAGGCCGGCACAGCAGAGAGCGTAGGAGCAGTATCCGCATCTTAA
- a CDS encoding P-II family nitrogen regulator: protein MKMIDAIIKPFKLDDVKDALVEIGVQGMTVSEVKGFGRQKGTKETYRGAEYTTDFVPKVKIELYVADNQVSRVVETITRAAKTGSVGDGKIFVSDISSVVRIRTGETGENAL from the coding sequence ATGAAGATGATCGATGCGATTATCAAGCCGTTCAAATTGGACGACGTCAAGGATGCTCTGGTAGAAATAGGGGTTCAGGGGATGACTGTCTCGGAAGTCAAGGGATTCGGACGCCAGAAGGGGACGAAAGAAACTTACCGGGGCGCCGAGTATACGACTGACTTCGTGCCAAAGGTGAAGATTGAACTCTACGTGGCGGACAATCAGGTGTCCCGTGTGGTCGAAACCATTACACGGGCTGCGAAGACCGGCAGCGTCGGGGACGGGAAGATTTTCGTGTCGGATATCAGTAGCGTCGTGCGGATCAGGACCGGTGAGACGGGGGAAAACGCTCTGTGA
- a CDS encoding ammonium transporter, with amino-acid sequence MSKSMKILPVLLICLVMVAGWTALNVPGVAAEEAAAEAPAALKADPGDTAWILVSSALVMLMTLPGLALFYGGLTRQKNILSTLLHSFICLCLGSMAWVVFGYSLSFGPDVGGVIGNLDHFMLNGVGADPSPTYGTTIPHELFMVFQLMFAAITPALITGALAERIRFSTMLWFLGIWSVVVYYPVAHWVWGGGWLGAMGALDFAGGTVVHVTCGMAALVACIMLGKRKGYPTTPMPPHNLPLTVLGAGLLWFGWFGFNAGSSLGANGQAVGAFVATHIAASTATVLWMLIEWAHRGKPTALGTATGTIAGLATITPVAGYVSLFPAFIVGCCAAIICYICVVFVKSACGYDDALDVVGVHGVGGATGCILGGLFNSKAMGSAADGLFYGGGFSLMGAQLVMVGAVAAYTGICTWIILKILDAIFGMRVTGDEEQEGLDTSQHGEKAYHV; translated from the coding sequence ATGAGTAAATCGATGAAGATTCTGCCGGTCCTTCTGATCTGCCTTGTCATGGTGGCAGGATGGACGGCTCTCAATGTGCCAGGTGTCGCTGCGGAGGAGGCTGCAGCTGAGGCTCCGGCCGCGCTGAAGGCTGATCCGGGGGACACGGCATGGATTCTCGTCTCTTCGGCGCTGGTCATGTTGATGACCCTGCCGGGATTGGCCCTCTTCTACGGAGGACTCACCAGGCAAAAAAACATCCTGAGCACCCTCTTACATAGCTTTATCTGTCTCTGCCTGGGCAGTATGGCTTGGGTGGTGTTCGGGTACAGCCTATCCTTCGGCCCGGATGTGGGAGGGGTTATCGGAAACCTTGATCATTTCATGTTGAATGGGGTCGGCGCCGATCCCAGTCCGACCTACGGCACCACGATTCCACACGAACTCTTTATGGTCTTCCAACTCATGTTCGCTGCCATTACTCCGGCCCTGATCACAGGGGCCCTTGCGGAACGTATCAGGTTTTCTACGATGCTCTGGTTTCTCGGTATTTGGTCCGTGGTGGTCTACTACCCTGTGGCCCATTGGGTCTGGGGCGGGGGCTGGCTTGGAGCGATGGGAGCCTTAGACTTTGCCGGAGGCACGGTCGTGCACGTCACGTGCGGCATGGCTGCGCTGGTTGCCTGCATTATGTTGGGAAAACGAAAAGGCTACCCGACCACTCCAATGCCACCTCATAACCTTCCCCTCACGGTATTAGGAGCAGGTCTCCTCTGGTTCGGCTGGTTCGGGTTCAACGCCGGCAGTTCGCTGGGGGCGAATGGCCAGGCGGTCGGCGCCTTCGTGGCGACCCACATCGCCGCCTCGACTGCGACGGTGTTGTGGATGTTGATCGAATGGGCCCATCGCGGCAAGCCCACCGCGCTCGGCACGGCCACGGGAACCATCGCGGGGCTGGCCACCATTACCCCTGTTGCAGGGTATGTCTCCCTGTTCCCGGCGTTCATCGTCGGGTGCTGCGCGGCGATTATCTGCTATATCTGCGTGGTCTTCGTGAAGAGCGCGTGTGGTTACGATGATGCGTTGGATGTCGTGGGGGTTCACGGTGTCGGCGGAGCGACCGGCTGCATCCTCGGCGGGTTGTTCAATTCAAAGGCGATGGGCTCTGCGGCCGATGGGCTGTTCTACGGCGGTGGCTTCTCTCTCATGGGAGCGCAGCTCGTGATGGTGGGTGCTGTGGCGGCCTATACGGGGATCTGCACCTGGATCATTCTCAAGATCCTCGATGCCATCTTCGGTATGCGTGTGACGGGAGATGAGGAGCAGGAAGGCTTGGATACCAGTCAGCACGGTGAGAAAGCCTATCACGTATAA